One part of the Acetoanaerobium sticklandii genome encodes these proteins:
- a CDS encoding branched-chain amino acid ABC transporter permease, with translation MIGFIQQMINGLSIGSVYALMAVGYSLVYSIMNFSNFAHGGVIMIGSYIGFFCISLLNFSFPVAFLTAALGSGLLAVVLEKVAYNPLRKRNAPFLYFIISAMGASIFLENIVVATIGPTFRTYPPVFSATPIQIGGLTIGRLDVLMFVISAISLSILVYIIEKTKIGLAIRATSYSSKGSTLMGVNVDKVIFTIFLLGGILAGIAGVLFGMKYTVYPQIGAITMKSFIAAVFGGLGSLQGAVIGSILLGIIETLTSGYISSQYRDLIAFALLIAVLIIRPTGIMGKSNEDKA, from the coding sequence ATGATTGGATTCATACAGCAGATGATTAACGGCTTATCCATTGGAAGTGTTTATGCACTTATGGCAGTTGGATATTCACTGGTTTACAGTATTATGAACTTTTCTAACTTTGCCCATGGCGGAGTAATAATGATAGGCTCATACATAGGATTTTTTTGTATTTCCTTACTAAATTTCAGCTTTCCAGTTGCATTTTTAACTGCGGCGCTTGGCTCTGGATTGCTAGCAGTAGTACTCGAAAAAGTAGCCTATAATCCACTGCGAAAAAGAAATGCACCGTTTTTATACTTTATAATATCAGCAATGGGTGCATCTATATTTTTAGAAAATATTGTAGTAGCGACGATTGGGCCTACTTTTAGAACCTATCCACCAGTGTTTTCTGCTACTCCGATTCAAATTGGAGGACTGACAATAGGAAGGCTAGATGTTCTTATGTTTGTCATCTCGGCTATAAGCTTGAGTATATTAGTATATATAATAGAGAAAACTAAAATAGGACTAGCTATTAGAGCGACATCATACAGCTCTAAAGGGAGTACTCTTATGGGAGTAAATGTTGACAAAGTAATATTTACTATATTTTTACTTGGAGGAATATTAGCAGGGATTGCAGGCGTACTTTTTGGTATGAAATATACTGTATATCCACAGATTGGCGCAATAACTATGAAATCTTTTATAGCAGCTGTATTTGGAGGACTAGGAAGTTTGCAAGGCGCAGTTATAGGTTCTATTTTATTAGGAATTATCGAAACGCTTACATCGGGATATATATCCTCACAATATAGAGATTTGATAGCTTTTGCACTACTTATTGCTGTTTTAATTATCAGACCTACTGGAATCATGGGTAAATCTAACGAGGATAAGGCATAA
- a CDS encoding ABC transporter substrate-binding protein produces the protein MKKITTYLLLIFVLSTMLFAGCSSQPSAGGDAAESDTIKIGWIGSLTGDQAVWGTCEFDTLKMVVEDANAAGGILGKQIEVIGYDTRGDATEAVNAVKRLTSQDKVVAILGPNASGQAISISGVLEQMKVANIATVATNPKVTVNDDGSVKPYNFRVCFIDPYQGAVAAGYAADKLSFTKAAILYDVTSDYSQGLTEFFEKTFTEKGGTIVAKEGFKAGDVDFRAQLSKIKEAQPEVIFMPYYYKEVALSANQARELGITSVLMGGDGWPSDQLIEMASDAIEGSFVVNHLDFNDPDVKPFQEQYKAKYNKNLELNGYLVHDAFKLFEQAVKDANSTDSDAIAKALSTAKVEGITGNINISPETHNPEGKEAAIIKITGGNYEFQEKYAAE, from the coding sequence ATGAAGAAGATTACTACATATCTACTTCTAATTTTTGTATTAAGCACTATGTTGTTTGCAGGGTGCTCTAGCCAGCCATCTGCAGGAGGAGATGCAGCTGAAAGTGATACAATTAAGATTGGTTGGATAGGTTCTCTTACTGGAGATCAGGCTGTATGGGGAACTTGTGAATTCGATACCTTAAAAATGGTAGTTGAAGATGCAAATGCAGCAGGTGGAATACTTGGGAAGCAAATTGAAGTTATAGGTTATGATACTAGGGGAGATGCTACTGAAGCAGTTAACGCTGTTAAGAGACTTACCTCTCAAGACAAAGTTGTTGCAATACTTGGACCTAATGCTAGTGGACAAGCTATATCAATTTCAGGAGTATTAGAGCAAATGAAAGTAGCAAATATAGCTACAGTTGCAACAAATCCAAAAGTTACAGTTAATGATGACGGAAGCGTAAAACCATACAATTTTAGAGTTTGCTTTATCGACCCATATCAAGGGGCAGTAGCAGCTGGATATGCAGCCGATAAATTAAGCTTTACTAAAGCAGCTATACTATACGATGTAACAAGTGACTATTCTCAAGGACTTACTGAATTCTTCGAGAAAACGTTTACAGAAAAAGGTGGAACTATAGTAGCTAAAGAAGGATTTAAAGCTGGAGACGTTGATTTTAGAGCGCAGCTTAGTAAAATCAAAGAAGCTCAGCCAGAAGTGATTTTCATGCCTTATTATTATAAAGAAGTTGCTCTTAGTGCAAATCAAGCTAGAGAACTAGGAATTACATCAGTATTAATGGGTGGAGATGGCTGGCCTTCAGATCAGCTTATAGAAATGGCTAGCGATGCTATAGAAGGAAGCTTCGTAGTAAACCATCTTGATTTTAATGATCCAGATGTAAAACCTTTCCAAGAACAATACAAAGCTAAATACAATAAAAATCTTGAGCTTAATGGTTATTTAGTACATGATGCATTCAAACTATTTGAGCAAGCAGTAAAAGATGCTAATTCAACAGATTCAGATGCTATAGCAAAAGCTTTATCAACTGCAAAAGTTGAAGGTATCACTGGTAACATTAATATAAGTCCAGAAACTCATAACCCTGAAGGTAAAGAAGCTGCAATAATTAAGATTACTGGCGGAAACTATGAATTCCAAGAAAAATATGCGGCTGAATAA
- the tuf gene encoding elongation factor Tu, with translation MAKAKFERTKPHVNIGTIGHVDHGKTTLTAAITKTLHARYGFGAAVDFENIDKAPEERERGITISTAHVEYETPNRHYAHVDCPGHADYVKNMITGAAQMDGAILVCSAADGPMPQTREHILLSRQVGVPYIVVFLNKCDMVDDEELLELVEMEVRDLLNEYEFPGDDTPIIRGSALKALEDPASEWGDKIVELFEQIDSYIPEPERDIDKPFLMPVEDVFSITGRGTVATGRVERGILKVQDEVEIVGLTEEARKVVVTGVEMFRKLLDQAQAGDNIGALLRGVTRDDIERGQVLAKSGTIKPRTKFTAEIYVLKKEEGGRHTPFFKGYRPQFYFRTTDVTGDITLPDGVEMVMPGDNITISVELITPIAMEEGLRFAIREGGRTVGAGVVATIVE, from the coding sequence ATGGCAAAAGCTAAATTTGAAAGAACCAAGCCACACGTTAATATTGGAACAATAGGACACGTAGACCACGGAAAAACAACATTAACAGCAGCAATCACAAAGACATTACATGCAAGATACGGATTCGGAGCAGCAGTAGATTTCGAAAACATAGATAAGGCACCAGAGGAAAGAGAAAGAGGAATCACAATCTCAACAGCACACGTTGAGTATGAGACTCCAAACAGACACTACGCACACGTTGACTGCCCAGGCCATGCTGACTACGTTAAGAACATGATCACAGGAGCAGCACAGATGGACGGAGCTATCCTAGTATGTTCAGCAGCAGATGGACCAATGCCACAAACAAGAGAGCATATCCTACTATCAAGACAGGTAGGGGTACCATACATCGTAGTATTCCTAAACAAATGTGACATGGTAGATGACGAAGAGCTACTTGAGCTAGTAGAAATGGAAGTAAGAGACCTACTAAACGAGTACGAATTCCCAGGAGATGACACTCCAATTATCAGAGGATCAGCACTAAAAGCATTAGAAGATCCAGCATCTGAGTGGGGAGACAAAATCGTTGAGTTATTCGAGCAAATCGATAGCTACATTCCAGAGCCAGAAAGAGATATCGACAAGCCTTTCCTAATGCCAGTAGAGGACGTATTCTCAATCACTGGTAGAGGAACAGTTGCAACAGGAAGAGTAGAAAGAGGAATTCTAAAAGTTCAAGACGAGGTAGAAATCGTTGGACTTACAGAAGAAGCAAGAAAAGTAGTAGTAACTGGAGTAGAGATGTTCAGAAAGTTACTAGATCAAGCGCAAGCTGGAGATAACATAGGAGCACTTCTTAGAGGTGTAACTAGAGATGATATCGAAAGAGGACAAGTTCTAGCTAAATCAGGAACAATCAAACCAAGAACGAAGTTCACTGCAGAAATCTACGTACTTAAAAAAGAAGAGGGTGGAAGACATACTCCATTCTTTAAAGGATATAGACCACAGTTTTACTTCAGAACAACTGACGTAACTGGTGACATCACACTTCCAGATGGCGTAGAAATGGTTATGCCTGGAGATAACATCACTATTTCAGTTGAGCTTATCACTCCAATCGCTATGGAAGAGGGACTTCGTTTTGCTATCAGAGAAGGCGGAAGAACTGTAGGCGCTGGTGTTGTTGCTACAATCGTAGAGTAA
- the fusA gene encoding elongation factor G produces MSRKFPLERTRNIGIMAHIDAGKTTTTERILFYTGKTHKIGETHEGASQMDWMEQEKERGITITSAATTAEWKDHRINIIDTPGHVDFTVEVERSLRVLDGAVAVFCAKGGVEPQSENVWRQANNYNVPRIAFVNKMDIIGADFLRVVQMMKDRLGANAVALHLPIGAEDTFTGIIDLMIMKAYMYKDDKGQEVDIVEIPEDMKALAEEYREKMVETIAELDEDLTMKFLEGEEISVEELKVALRKGVIACEVNPVFCGTAYRNKGVQLVLDAVIDYMPSPLDIPAIKGLLLDGEEAERHSSDEEPFAALAFKIMADPFVGKLAFFRVYSGVLKSGSYVINSTKNKKERIGRILQMHANTREEISEVYAGDIASAVGLKDTTTGDTLCDPDHPIILESMEFPEPVIHVAIEPKSKAAQEKMGVALQRLSEEDPTFRVRTDEETGQTIIGGMGELHLEIIVDRLLREFKVEANVGAPQVAYRETIKNPVDIEHKYAKQSGGRGQYGHVKIRMFPQEPGAGYQFVNSTVGGSVPREYIGPVDAGLQSAMAAGILAGYPVVDVKVELYDGSYHEVDSSEMAFKMAASMAFKDGMRKANAIILEPYFKVEVVTPEDYMGDVMGDLNSRRGRIEGMEARQGGAQAINAMVPLSEMFGYSTTLRSMTQGRATYTMIFDHYEEVPASIAKKIMEEGK; encoded by the coding sequence GTGTCAAGAAAGTTCCCTTTAGAAAGAACTAGAAATATTGGTATCATGGCCCACATAGATGCGGGTAAGACTACCACGACAGAGAGAATTCTATTCTACACAGGAAAAACCCATAAAATTGGAGAGACTCACGAAGGAGCTTCTCAAATGGACTGGATGGAGCAGGAAAAAGAAAGAGGTATAACAATTACTTCTGCTGCTACAACTGCTGAGTGGAAAGATCATAGAATTAACATTATAGATACTCCGGGCCACGTAGATTTTACAGTTGAGGTTGAAAGATCTCTTAGAGTTCTAGATGGAGCTGTAGCTGTATTTTGTGCGAAAGGCGGAGTTGAGCCACAATCTGAGAATGTTTGGAGACAAGCAAATAACTATAACGTTCCAAGAATTGCGTTCGTTAATAAAATGGATATCATAGGAGCAGACTTTTTAAGAGTTGTTCAAATGATGAAAGATAGATTAGGAGCTAATGCAGTAGCTCTACATCTTCCTATAGGAGCTGAAGATACATTTACTGGAATAATCGACCTTATGATTATGAAGGCTTATATGTATAAGGATGACAAAGGTCAAGAAGTTGACATAGTTGAAATCCCAGAAGATATGAAAGCTCTAGCAGAAGAATACAGAGAAAAAATGGTAGAAACTATAGCTGAGTTAGATGAAGACTTAACAATGAAGTTCCTTGAAGGAGAAGAAATCTCTGTAGAAGAGCTTAAGGTTGCACTTAGAAAAGGTGTAATTGCTTGTGAAGTTAATCCAGTATTCTGTGGAACAGCTTACAGAAATAAAGGTGTTCAGCTAGTTCTAGATGCAGTTATTGATTATATGCCATCTCCACTTGATATTCCAGCTATTAAAGGATTACTTCTAGATGGAGAAGAAGCAGAAAGACACTCTTCAGATGAAGAACCTTTTGCAGCTCTTGCATTTAAAATCATGGCTGACCCATTTGTTGGAAAGCTTGCTTTCTTTAGAGTTTATTCAGGAGTACTTAAATCTGGTTCTTATGTAATCAACTCTACTAAGAATAAAAAAGAAAGAATTGGACGTATCCTTCAGATGCATGCTAACACAAGAGAAGAAATCTCTGAAGTATATGCTGGAGATATCGCATCTGCTGTAGGTCTTAAGGACACTACAACTGGTGATACTCTTTGTGATCCAGACCACCCAATTATTCTTGAGTCTATGGAATTCCCAGAACCAGTTATCCACGTAGCTATTGAGCCAAAATCAAAAGCTGCTCAGGAAAAAATGGGTGTGGCACTTCAAAGACTTTCAGAAGAGGATCCTACATTTAGAGTTCGTACTGATGAAGAAACTGGACAGACTATTATCGGTGGTATGGGTGAGCTTCACCTTGAAATCATCGTTGACCGTCTGCTTAGAGAATTCAAAGTAGAAGCTAATGTTGGAGCACCTCAGGTTGCTTATCGTGAAACAATTAAGAACCCTGTTGATATTGAACACAAATATGCTAAACAGTCTGGTGGACGTGGTCAGTACGGTCATGTTAAAATTAGAATGTTCCCTCAAGAGCCAGGAGCTGGATACCAGTTTGTAAACTCTACAGTTGGTGGATCTGTTCCTAGAGAATACATCGGACCAGTTGATGCAGGACTTCAAAGCGCTATGGCTGCTGGTATTCTTGCTGGATATCCAGTTGTAGACGTAAAAGTTGAGCTTTATGATGGTTCTTATCATGAGGTTGACTCATCAGAGATGGCGTTTAAGATGGCTGCTTCTATGGCATTTAAAGATGGTATGAGAAAAGCTAACGCTATAATTCTTGAGCCATACTTCAAAGTTGAAGTTGTTACTCCAGAAGACTACATGGGAGATGTTATGGGAGACCTTAACTCTCGTAGAGGTAGAATCGAAGGAATGGAAGCTAGACAAGGAGGAGCACAAGCTATCAACGCTATGGTTCCACTTTCAGAAATGTTTGGTTATTCTACAACTCTTCGTTCTATGACTCAAGGTAGAGCAACTTACACAATGATATTTGACCACTATGAAGAAGTTCCAGCTTCTATTGCTAAAAAGATAATGGAAGAAGGAAAATAG
- the rpsG gene encoding 30S ribosomal protein S7, with amino-acid sequence MPRKGNVPKREILPDPMYASKVVTKLINKVMLDGKKGTSQKIVYGAFDIIKEKTGEDPLEVFDKAMNNIMPVLEVKARRVGGANYQVPIEVRPDRRETLGLRWLVKYTRLRGEKGMTDKLAKEIMDAANGTGASVKKKEDTHKMADANRAFAHYRW; translated from the coding sequence GTGCCAAGAAAAGGTAATGTTCCAAAGAGAGAAATTTTGCCAGACCCTATGTACGCAAGCAAGGTTGTGACAAAATTAATAAATAAAGTTATGCTAGATGGAAAAAAAGGTACATCACAAAAGATTGTATATGGTGCGTTTGATATTATAAAAGAAAAGACTGGTGAAGATCCATTAGAGGTTTTTGACAAAGCTATGAATAATATCATGCCAGTACTTGAAGTAAAAGCTAGAAGAGTTGGTGGAGCTAACTACCAGGTGCCAATAGAAGTTAGACCTGATAGAAGAGAAACTCTAGGACTTAGATGGTTAGTGAAATACACTAGACTTAGAGGCGAAAAAGGTATGACTGATAAGCTAGCAAAAGAAATTATGGATGCAGCTAACGGTACAGGGGCTTCAGTTAAGAAGAAAGAAGACACCCACAAAATGGCAGACGCAAATAGAGCATTTGCTCACTATCGTTGGTAA
- the rpsL gene encoding 30S ribosomal protein S12: MPTISQLIRKGREEVEKKSTAPALQRGFNSLRKKGTEISAPQKRGVCTSVKTVTPKKPNSALRKVARVRLTNQMEVSAYIPGEGHNLQEHSVVLIRGGRVKDLPGVRYHIVRGTLDTSGVDKRMQARSKYGAKKPKAAKK; the protein is encoded by the coding sequence ATGCCAACCATTAGTCAGTTAATTCGTAAGGGAAGAGAAGAAGTAGAAAAAAAATCTACAGCTCCAGCTCTTCAAAGAGGATTTAACTCTCTTAGAAAAAAAGGAACAGAGATATCTGCTCCACAAAAAAGAGGAGTTTGTACGTCAGTAAAGACTGTTACTCCTAAAAAACCTAACTCAGCGTTAAGAAAAGTTGCCAGAGTTAGACTGACAAATCAAATGGAAGTTTCAGCTTATATCCCAGGAGAAGGACACAATCTGCAAGAGCATAGTGTTGTTCTAATCAGAGGAGGAAGAGTTAAAGACTTACCAGGAGTTCGTTATCACATTGTGAGAGGAACGCTAGATACATCAGGAGTAGACAAGAGAATGCAAGCAAGATCAAAGTACGGTGCAAAGAAACCAAAAGCTGCTAAGAAATAG
- the rpoC gene encoding DNA-directed RNA polymerase subunit beta' — protein sequence MFELNNFESIQIGLASPEKIRQWSKGEVKKPETINYRTLKPEKDGLFCERIFGPTKDWECHCGKYKRDRARHKGIVCDRCGVEVTRSKVRRERMGHIELAAPVSHIWYFKGIPSRMGLLLDMSPRVLEKILYFASYVVIDPGETNLSENQLLNEKDYRDALETFGHKAFKAMMGAEAVQEILKKVDLERLSKELKAKLKDATGQKRIKTIRRLEVVEAFRQSGNDPTWMILDVVPVIPPDLRPMVQLDGGRFATSDLNDLYRRVINRNNRLKRLLELGAPDIIVRNEKRMLQEAVDALIDNGRRGRPVTGPGNRPLKSLSDMLKGKQGRFRQNLLGKRVDYSGRSVIVVGPELKFYQCGLPKKMALELFKPFVMNELVKKNYAHNIKSAKRMVEKIKPEVWDILEEVIKGHPVLLNRAPTLHRLGIQAFEPVLVEGKAIKLHPLVCTAYNADFDGDQMAVHVPLSVEAQAEGRFLMLSPNNILAPKDGAPITTPTQDMVLGTYYLTIEEKGVIGEGSVFKDFTEMMLAYENHQVHLHARVRVKVKKSSDDPGRLVESTVGRFIFNENIPQDLGYVDREKEPYALEVDFILDKKMIGKVIDKCFRKHGNTMTAIMLDNIKNLGFKFSTRAAISVSVADMEIPEEKYALIREAEQKVEKYEKNFRRGLMSDDERYERVIETWAKTTEEVTDALMKKLGPLNNINIMAVSGARGSKKQIRQLAGMRGLMANASGKTVEIPVKSNFREGLSVLEYFTSSHGARKGLADTALRTADSGYLTRRLVDVSQDVIVRELDCETNEGIEVSAFKDGNEEIEGLFDRIAGRYALENIIHPETNELIVPAGEMIQETDAEKIVAAGIEYLKLRTPLNCKAKKGICAKCYGRNLATGKEVNVGEAVGIIAAQSIGEPGTQLTMRTFHTGGVAGGDITQGLPRVEELFEGRKPKGLAVITEFAGTVRIEETGRKKEAIVTTDSGEEKNYTIPYGSRMKVKDGAKVKAGEPLTQGSINPHDILRVNGVTGVQDYIVKEVQRVYRLQGVDINDKHIEIIIRQMLSKVKVEESGDTNLLPGALVDILELRRINEKAVENGLQPATIKRVLLGITKASLATESFLSAASFQETTRVLTEAAIKGKKDNLIGLKENVIIGKLIPAGTGMKRYKTIEISTPDMVKPDAKEQKIENFVD from the coding sequence TTGTTTGAACTAAACAACTTTGAATCCATACAAATAGGGCTAGCTTCTCCAGAAAAAATTAGACAGTGGTCTAAGGGAGAAGTAAAAAAACCTGAAACAATTAACTACAGAACTTTAAAGCCAGAGAAAGATGGGCTTTTCTGCGAAAGAATTTTTGGACCTACAAAGGACTGGGAATGCCACTGCGGAAAATATAAAAGAGATAGAGCAAGACACAAGGGTATAGTTTGTGACCGCTGCGGAGTTGAGGTTACAAGATCGAAAGTAAGAAGAGAGAGAATGGGTCATATCGAGCTAGCGGCTCCGGTTTCTCATATTTGGTATTTTAAAGGAATCCCATCTCGTATGGGACTCCTTCTAGATATGTCACCTAGAGTACTAGAGAAGATACTTTATTTTGCATCTTATGTAGTAATTGATCCAGGTGAGACAAACTTATCTGAAAATCAGCTTCTTAATGAAAAAGACTATAGAGATGCTCTTGAAACTTTTGGACACAAAGCATTTAAAGCTATGATGGGCGCTGAAGCTGTTCAAGAAATACTTAAAAAGGTTGATCTTGAAAGACTTTCAAAAGAGCTTAAAGCAAAGCTTAAAGATGCTACTGGTCAAAAAAGAATTAAGACGATAAGACGACTAGAAGTAGTAGAAGCATTTAGGCAGTCTGGAAATGATCCAACATGGATGATTTTAGATGTAGTTCCAGTTATACCACCAGATCTTAGACCTATGGTACAGCTTGATGGAGGAAGATTTGCAACTTCTGACCTAAATGATTTATATAGAAGAGTAATAAACAGAAACAACCGTCTAAAAAGACTTCTTGAGCTTGGAGCACCTGATATCATTGTAAGAAATGAAAAAAGAATGCTTCAAGAGGCAGTTGATGCTCTTATAGACAACGGAAGAAGAGGAAGACCTGTAACTGGTCCTGGAAACAGACCTCTTAAGTCACTTTCTGACATGCTAAAAGGAAAGCAAGGACGTTTCCGTCAGAACCTTCTAGGAAAGCGTGTTGACTATTCTGGACGTTCGGTTATAGTAGTTGGACCAGAGCTGAAGTTTTATCAGTGTGGACTTCCTAAGAAGATGGCTTTAGAACTATTTAAGCCGTTTGTAATGAATGAACTAGTTAAGAAAAATTACGCGCACAACATAAAGAGTGCTAAGCGTATGGTTGAAAAGATTAAACCAGAGGTTTGGGATATTCTAGAAGAAGTAATTAAAGGACATCCAGTACTTCTAAACCGTGCTCCGACTCTGCATAGACTTGGAATTCAAGCATTTGAACCAGTTTTAGTTGAAGGTAAAGCTATAAAGCTTCATCCACTTGTATGTACTGCTTATAATGCGGATTTCGATGGAGACCAGATGGCTGTTCACGTGCCTCTTTCAGTAGAAGCACAAGCCGAAGGAAGATTCTTAATGCTTTCTCCAAACAACATTCTAGCGCCTAAAGATGGAGCGCCTATTACTACTCCTACTCAGGATATGGTACTTGGTACTTACTACCTTACTATTGAAGAAAAGGGTGTTATAGGGGAAGGCTCTGTATTTAAGGACTTCACTGAAATGATGCTTGCTTATGAAAATCATCAAGTCCATCTTCATGCTAGAGTAAGAGTAAAAGTAAAAAAATCTTCAGATGATCCAGGCAGACTTGTTGAGAGTACTGTTGGAAGATTTATTTTTAATGAAAATATCCCTCAAGATTTAGGATATGTAGATAGAGAAAAAGAGCCTTATGCTCTTGAAGTTGATTTTATATTAGACAAGAAAATGATAGGAAAGGTTATAGACAAATGCTTTAGAAAGCATGGAAATACTATGACTGCTATCATGCTTGATAATATTAAGAATCTTGGATTTAAGTTTTCAACTAGAGCGGCTATTTCTGTTTCGGTTGCAGATATGGAGATTCCAGAAGAGAAGTACGCACTGATAAGAGAAGCTGAGCAAAAAGTTGAAAAGTATGAAAAGAACTTCAGAAGAGGACTTATGTCTGATGATGAGAGATATGAAAGAGTAATAGAGACTTGGGCTAAAACTACTGAAGAAGTAACTGATGCTCTTATGAAGAAACTTGGACCTCTTAATAACATCAACATTATGGCTGTATCTGGAGCGAGGGGTTCTAAAAAACAGATTAGACAGCTTGCTGGTATGCGTGGTCTTATGGCGAATGCATCTGGTAAGACAGTTGAAATCCCAGTTAAATCGAACTTCCGTGAAGGACTATCTGTCCTTGAGTACTTTACATCTTCTCATGGTGCCCGTAAAGGTCTAGCCGATACAGCACTTCGTACAGCTGACTCTGGATACCTAACAAGAAGACTTGTTGACGTATCACAGGACGTTATCGTAAGAGAGCTTGATTGTGAGACGAATGAGGGAATAGAAGTAAGTGCATTTAAAGACGGAAACGAGGAAATAGAAGGTCTATTCGATCGTATCGCAGGAAGATATGCACTAGAGAATATAATTCATCCAGAAACTAACGAACTAATTGTTCCAGCAGGCGAAATGATTCAAGAAACTGATGCTGAAAAAATTGTTGCAGCTGGTATAGAATATCTAAAACTACGTACACCTCTTAACTGTAAAGCTAAAAAAGGTATCTGTGCTAAATGCTACGGACGTAACCTAGCAACAGGAAAAGAAGTAAATGTAGGTGAAGCTGTAGGTATTATTGCCGCGCAGTCAATCGGCGAGCCGGGTACTCAGCTTACAATGCGTACTTTCCATACAGGTGGAGTTGCAGGAGGAGATATAACGCAAGGTCTTCCAAGGGTTGAAGAGCTTTTCGAAGGTAGAAAACCTAAAGGACTTGCTGTTATTACTGAGTTTGCAGGAACTGTTAGAATAGAAGAAACTGGAAGAAAGAAAGAAGCTATAGTTACCACAGATTCAGGGGAAGAAAAGAACTACACCATTCCTTATGGCTCTAGAATGAAAGTAAAAGATGGTGCTAAAGTTAAAGCTGGAGAACCACTTACACAAGGATCTATTAATCCTCATGATATCCTTAGAGTTAATGGAGTAACTGGGGTTCAAGATTATATAGTTAAAGAGGTTCAAAGGGTATATAGACTTCAGGGTGTTGATATCAATGATAAACACATTGAAATCATAATAAGACAAATGCTTTCTAAGGTAAAAGTAGAAGAATCAGGAGATACAAATCTTCTTCCTGGAGCTCTAGTTGATATCTTAGAACTAAGACGCATAAATGAAAAGGCAGTTGAAAATGGCTTACAGCCAGCTACAATAAAAAGAGTTCTGCTTGGTATAACTAAAGCATCTCTTGCGACAGAATCATTCTTGTCAGCGGCATCATTCCAGGAAACTACTAGAGTTCTTACTGAGGCAGCTATAAAAGGCAAGAAAGACAATCTAATTGGACTAAAAGAAAATGTTATTATCGGAAAGCTTATTCCAGCAGGTACAGGCATGAAAAGATATAAGACTATAGAAATTTCTACTCCTGATATGGTTAAGCCAGACGCTAAAGAGCAAAAAATAGAGAATTTTGTAGATTAA